The Microcoleus sp. FACHB-68 genome contains the following window.
GGCAATGCTTCAGGTGTACAACCAGCAGACACCGGCTTCCTTATCGAAAATTAACCTTCCCCAGCCAATAGCCGGTAAAAAGCGCCAAACAGTTTGGTTAAATTGGCCGGGGAAAGCGCAATCTTTAACCACTTATTCGTTTGCAGATGTAGCAGAAGGAAAAGTGCCTTCTCGTGCTTTTACCGGCAAGCTAGTATTAGTGGGTGTCACCGCAACAGCGATTGATTCGATCAGATCCCCTTTCAATCAAAATTCTCCGACATCTGGGGTTTATCTCCACGCCGCTTTAATTGACAATTTGCTCAACTCAAATTTATTAAAACCGCTGGACGAAAAACTGATTTTGCTGTTATTGCTGGCAGTTGGACTGGGAACCTGTTATGTGTGGGAACACAGAGGAGTAGTAGGCCGGCTGACGCTAATTGTTGGGTTGCCACTCGCTTGGCTGCTCATTGCTTGTTGTGCTTTAAGCTGCTTTCAAATTTGGATGCCGGCTGCTGCGCCGGTGGGGACAATGCTACTAGCCGGCTTCGGGGTTCAGTTGCGCGATCACTGGGAGAAACTGCAAGAACGGCGCGAAAAACAATTATTAATGAGTTTATTTGAACAATATGTGGCTCCAGAAATGGCTAGCCTCATTTGGCAGCGCAAAACCGAAATTTTTCACAACGGTCATTTGCTTGCCCAAGAACAGGTGGCAACGGTTTTGTTTATGGATATTCGTGGCTTTACTTCTATTTCGGAAAAAATGCCTCCAGGAGAGCTGTTTACCTGGCTTAATGAATATTTAAACGCGATGACCGAGTGCATTATGGATCGCGGCGGCGTTGTTGATAAATACATTGGGGATGCAATCATGGCCGTGTTTGGGGTGCCTTTCGCCCACACGGAAGAAGAGGACATTCGCCAAGATGCCTTAAATGCAATTGATGCTTGTATGGCAATGCACAAAAAGCTAAAACAGCTCAACCGGCGCTTAAGATTTGAAGGCAAACCCCAAATTAAAATTGGCATTGGTATTCACACCGGCCCTGTGATGGCCGGCAGCATGGGAGGCAGCCGGCGTCTTAATTATTCTGTGGTGGGAGATACGGTGAATGTGGCATCGCGCTTGGAATCGATGAATAAAACCGTGACCTCTGAAAACCCGTATAATTTGTTAATCAGTGGCAAAACTTATGCATATATTCGCAAGCATTACCGGGCACAATCAGTTGGGGCCACTCAACTTCGGGGCCGAGAAAAAGCCACGATGATTTACTCGATTTTAGGTAAAGAAAGAAGCAAGTAAGTTACTGAGCCAAATTAAAGCTCACTCGTGAACAGGCGAAAACAAAATCTGCCGTTAAACCGCTTGCAGAAGTTAAAAGCCCTTGAAAACTATCTGTATTTATCTGTGGACGCAGGCGGAACTTGAATCAGGAGCAAAGCACATTCGGGTTTCACCTGCGGAATCTGGGGTTTATATCAAAAACTCGACTTTTGCGAGAAGTTTCCAGAATTCGCAAAAGCTTCGGGTTTTGTAAATTCTTTGGCGGTGCCTTTCTCTCGCTTGCCAAAGACTACGCATTAATTTTAACGGCTTCTCGATTGCCGGCACGCCATCACAGAACATCTGCTCACCTTGCTGCCAAACCGGCCTTCTTGGAGCCGGTCATGCTAAAGTTTTCTGACAACACCGACTCTAGCTAGATGCCAATTTCAGCCCTAGATGGTAAATTAGCTTAAAAATAAATATTAGTGGGACGTCGGCAACTGCCGGCTCCCAATCCTGCCATAATCATTCATATTCTTTGGAGCTGCAAGCCACCGTGAGCCAAACCGAATCCATACAATCCCTGCAAGCAGAAAACGCCCAGCTACGGGAAGAACTGCAAATGCGCGACCAACTTGTACAACAGTTATCTCAGGAGCTTTTCCGGCTCGTTAAGGGCAAAACAACAGTAGCCCCCCAGCCAGAAGTTTCTGAGCGCAGCAAAGCCCAAATTCAAGCCTTGCGCGAACAGTTGCAAGGTGTGGAGCAACAGGTCACGTTTTACCAAGAGCAAATTGCTGAGCGCGATGCCGAGATTTATCAACTGCGTCAGTCTGTCCAAGAATTAACGGATCGCAGTCGGATGCTAGAGCAAGTGGTGCAAGAACTGCCGAGTGTGTATCGCGAGAAGTTTGCTGAACGCATGGAACCCGTGAAAGAAAAAGTGGCCATGCTGCAAAAAGAAAATCGCCAACTTCACGCAGAGTTGCAAAGCGCGAGTTACCGGCTGGCGGTGAGAAGCAAGCGTACAAATACAGGCCGGCTCGATCTACCCAGCTTCGCACCGGGAAGTAACCCAGGGCTAAATCTGCCTTCATTTGGGAATGCCTGAAGTTCTGATTGTGATCGATGCATCTGCTGAGCCGGCGGGAGAAATTCTGCCGGCAGTTTTTGCGCTTGATCCCATGATTTCTGCGTTTCAGCAAGCCATTGCATTGACTTCTGCCTCGCCACACTCACCGGCACCAACCGTCCGGGTGATTACAGCCGATGCCCTTGACACAATACCGGCATCTGATGTGCTGCTGTGTCCTTTCACCCTAAATTTGCCGGCCACACTTTCTTTTCCAGCTCAGCAAATTTACCGGGTGTGCCGCGATATTGTAAAGTTACGGCAGCGCGTCGAGGGCATGGGATACGCCACGGGTGCCGGTAATTTTTGGTTGCCTGTTGTCCTCACCGGCAAAGGGCCACTTTACGCCGAGGTGATCGGTTTAACTGATGAACTGCCGGCAGCTAAACCCACAACACTCTCCGCCGCTTCCTCTCTCTCCTACTGCCAGCCGGTGCATCTATCCGACGCTTGGCGTCAGCAACTCTACGAACTCGCCTGCAAATTGGTGCGAGCGCTCGACGCCCCACCGGCTACCTATTTAATGCAATTTGGATTTCAAGAAGGCGCGATCTGCTTTGACCGCCTCTGGCCATTTCCCGCAGCGCCGGCACTCGCCAGTCTTGGTGTCCAAGAACCTAACTTGTTTACCTGCCACTGGTACTGCTTGGCCGGCCAGCCTATCTTAGACGTAACTATTTCTGGCTCATCTGCATCTTATCTGCATTTTGAATAAAAACGAATCGCTCTGCCCTCTCTCCCCAACCGTTGATTTCTCGTTTCAGCAGATGAAGCGATGAAATTTACACTATAAAATGGCTAGTGTTTCTCGCTTTTTAGACAAATTTTTAGCTTATTGGTAGAAACACTGAAAGTAATTTAAAGAATTTATGAAGCGATAAAATTTATACTGACACTTCAAAAGTCGCTTTCTTCAAAGCAAAACCTTTAGCTATTTTTTACCCGTACAAGATGCACCGACTGATAGATCACACACACCCATTCAAACTCAACCCTTTAAGCCGCGACTAGCCCGATATTTATCAGCGGCGCAGCGTCTTGAACCAAAGTTTGCACAAACCCATCATAACTGTCAAAAATTTCAAATGCTCTATCAAGCTGGGTGATTTCAAAAATCAGTCGTACCGTCGCTTTCAGGTTACAGATCACCAGGCGGCATCCCTGTTGACGCGCCGCTCGCAGCCCCGCTACTAATTCAAATAAGCCTGAACTATCCACAAAATCAACCAAACTCATATCAATGACCCAGAGATTATGCTGCTCTGGTAAGATTGCGGCAACCTGTTGCTGAAAAGCTCTGCCACCGCTTGCATCTAAACGTTCTGGTGGGTGAAGAAGGATAGTTTGATTGACTGATATGGATTTCATTAGTTTGACCCTAGTAGGTAGAGAAAATAAGTGCGTATTGCCGGCTGAGAAAAACTCAAAAGCAATACTGTCGTGATGCTATTAGGATGGAATAAGTTTCCTGAAGTTGGTTTGTATTCCATCACAATCATCCTGTGATTCGCATCACACAGCACAGGCTTATGAAATTTGTAGTATTTAGCAAGCCTTAAAAGATAGTCGGCAGCCTATTTATAGGGGGGAATTTTTTACTGAAAGTTGGTTATGTAATTGCGATTTTGACGCAACCAAAGGCTTAGTAGTTGCCATTTAGGCAGGAAAATCGATTTCTAGAAAAAATAGGGAGGAAGTGCCGGCAGTCCAGCAGTTTCAGGCTTTGCCGGCACTTTCTTAACCCATAGAGGATTTGGCCCGACCATTAGTCCCGCCCTAGGGCCGAAGCCTAAAAGCGCGGATAAATCAACTTCCTTAGCCAAAAAAAGGCTCAGAAGCTGTCTTTTTGGCAAATACCCGCAACTTCTAAGAAATCCTCCGATTTTGTTAAAATAAGTTCATACTAAGTTTAGTCAGTTCGGACTAAACCTATCCCAACCTTGACCGGCAAACACAAAAGCCCCACGGGTTGGCTCAAAGTCGTTTCCGATTAAGCAGAAACGCCCATCTGTGAATACAGGTTTCCACCGGCACATAAACGAGTTGCCGTCTGGAGGATGTGACAAAAGTCTAAAAATTTGAGAAGGCTGTGTTGAATGTCCCTTGAATTTGTATCGCTGGAGACAATCCAGGAAATCGCACGTCAATACGGCTACTGGGCAGTGTTTCTCGGCATTTCCTTAGAAAATGCCGGCATTCCCCTTCCCGGTGAAACAATTACCCTCGTTGGTGGTTTCCTCGCCGGCAGTGGAGAACTAAATTACTGGTTCGTCCTAGCAAGCGCAATCGGCGGGGCTGTGTTGGGTGATAACTGCGGTTACTGGATCGGTAAATGGGGCGGCTGGCCCTTAATGCTGCGTCTGGGTAAAATTTTTCGCTTCTCAGATGAGCAGTTACAAGAAGTCCGAACCCAATTTATTGACAATGCTGCTAAAGCCGTATTTTTAGGCCGATTTGTGGCATTGCTGCGGATTTTTGCCGGCCCGATGGCAGGCATCGCTCAAATGCCCTACGGAAAATTTTTGTTGTGTAATACTGCCGGTGCAACCATTTGGGCTGCTGTCATGGTGAGTTTAGCCTTCTTTGTGGGCCGAATTGTCCCCTTAGATCAGTTAGTCGCTTGGGTCGCTCAATTTGCCATCGTGGCTTTAATTTTAGTCGTAGCTTGGATTGCCGTTCCCATTTGGCTAGAATCTCGCGCAAAGCGACTGGAAACGAGGGACTAGAGAAATGGGAAGAGAGGGATTAGGGATTAGGGAAGAGTAGAAGAAATGTCTCAACTCTCCCCCTCTCCCCCTCTCCCCCTCTCTTTCTGCTAACCTCTCGTTTTCTGTGACCAAACGCGAGTCGGCAGCCCCCAGACATAGATAAAGCCTTCGGCTGCTTTATGGTCAAAGGTGTCGTCAGCCCCATAAGTTGCTAAATCAGGGCTGTAGAGAGACTTGTCAGACTGCCGGCCTACCATTGCGGCGTTGCCTTTAAACAACTTGACTCGCACCGTTCCAGATACTCGCTCTTGAGTCTTTTCAATAAAGGCATCCAAGGCAGCTTTCAGCGGACTGTACCACAGACCGTTGTAAATCATCTGGCCGTAGGTTTCTTCAATACCGCGCTTGTAATGGCTGACATCTGCCGTTAAAGTCAGGCTTTCCAGATCGCGGTGTGCTTGAATTAACACCCAAAGAGCGGGCACTTCGTAGATTTCCCGCGACTTGATTCCCACAAGCCGGTTTTCTACCATATCAATGCGGCCAACTCCGTGATTACCGGCCAACTCGTTCAGCTGGGAAATCAGCGCCACCGGCGACAGATTTTGGCCATTGAGACTGGTGGGAATGCCCCGTTCAAAGCCGATTTCAACATACTCAGGTTCGTTAGGAGTATCTGCGATCGCTTTCGTCATCTGGTAGATTTCTTCCAGCGCTTCCGTCCACGGATCTTCCAACGGGCCGGCTTCAATGCTACGACCCAACAGATTTCGGTCAATACTGTAGGGGGAAGATTTTTTCACCGGCGCAGGAATGCCACAACGCTCTCCATAAGCGATGGTTTCCTCGCGACTCATCCCCCATTCCCGTGCCGGTGCCAGGACTTTTAAGTGAGGATTAAGCGCCGCTATTGAGACATCAAAGCGGACTTGGTCGTTGCCCTTGCCGGTGCAACCATGCGCGACCGCATCAGCACCGTATTGTTCAGCCGCCTCGACTAATAGCTTAGCAATCAGCGGACGAGCCAGAGACGTCGAGAGCGGATAGCGATTTTCGTAGAGAGCATTCGCCTGAATGGCTGGAAATGCGTAGTCCTTCACAAAGCTTTCCGTCGCGTCTACCACAAGAGATTCTGCTGCACCCGATTTCAGTGCTTTTTCTTTAATCGGGCCGAGTTCTTCTCCCTGCCCCAGATCAGCAGCCAGGGTAATCACTTCCTCAACACCCCACTCTTGCTTTAGGTAGGGAATACAGACGGAGGTATCGACTCCACCCGAATATGCCAGCACAACTTTTTTAGCGCGACCCATTGATATTCGATTTCCTAAAACAACCAACTTTTCATTATCAACCCATTTCTTCCAGATCGTGTCAGGCACTCATGAGAAACGCCGGCAATTCTGGCTGCACAGAAAAGGCTGCACTGAACGCACCGCGCACGCGATCTTCTGGGTGAGGGGATAAAAATCCTGAATTTATCTTCAGCCGTGCGCTTACCGTTGGCTTCAACGCAGGCTGCCGGTGAAGACACTCAGTGTTGGCTACCCGTGACAGGTTAAGGCAAGTTATTTAGCCGTTACAAACTTTGCTAAGATTGTTTTATTTAGGACTTTCTGCTGTAGGCGGTAAAATCATAGTTTACTAAACTTTTACATGAAAACTAGGAAGCAAACTCTTTAGTTATTTTTTATCTGTGTAAGAGAAGCGTCTCAAAAACCTCCGCACAATTAACCCTGGAATCGAGAAAAAGTGGGTTTAAACAATTAAGTTGTTTTGATTTTTGCTCAAAAATTGAAATTATCTGAACTTTAGTAGGGAATCTACCTATAAGAGTCTCTAGAAATATTTGATAGAATTGTAATAGTTTAATTAGTATTTTAATGTTGGAGCTAGAAACTAAGCGGCGCTTGATAGGTGCTTAAGGCAGGGGGTAATAGACAAAAGAGTTGCCGGCCAAAATAACTCAGAGCTTTGGCGAGCGGGTAATTTTGAGCAAAAACTCTCAATACCACTCCTTTTTTTCCAGGAGAAGGCAAACAGACACTTTGCTTAAAGCTGGTGAAAGATTGAGAGCGGACAAGGGGAGAAATGCTCAAGTGAATCGTTACAATTCTTAACCTATTGAACATCCCAATTTTAAGCGCAAAGCGGTCAATCTTTAAGTTCCGTATCCATGACTGGAGAAAGAAAATTAACAAAAAAAAGAGTGTCTCGAAGGCAGTGTTTTGGGAAATTGAGGTGCTGAAACAGGCGTGAGTCCAAGCGAAGCCCTCACAGGCAAATTATCATAAACATCAGGATGCAGATGGGAATGCTTCATCTGAAGAGGATGCGCTACAGCATTGAAATCGGAGATCACTCACCGGCAGAGGAGATATCCGAGAGCGCGACATCAAAGTTGGTTAAGCCGTTCAAACCAAGAGGCTGAGCAATGAGCCGCATTTTACTCTTGCTACACGATCAGGAAAACCGGCAATGGCTAGCGGCTGAGCTAGCCAAACAATACCATGTCACAATCCCTGATGAAGAGACGAATGAGCCGATAGCAGATGTCGTAGCACTGGCGCGTTTCGATCTTTGCCTTGTGGACGCACCGGCTTTTGAGCAGTACCGGCACCAGCTAGAAGTGAGAAAAGCGTCTGAAGAACCCGTATTTTTGCCCGTTGTACTTGTGGGGGATCGCCGGCATTTGCACAGCCTAGCGCTCCCGTCGTGGCACAGTAGTGTTGATGACGTGTTGCTCACACCCACGCTGCCGGTGGAACTAAACTTGCGGGTGGACAGCCTGTTGCGAACTCGACGCCTCTCATTAGAAATGCAACAGCGCAAAATAAAAGAAATGTTAGAAGCCACCTCTTTGATGCGGCACAGTGAAGAAAGCTTTCGCTTGTTAATTGAAGGACTGACAGACTACGCCATTTTTATGCTGGACATCGATGGGCGAGTCACGAGTTGGAACATTGGTGCTGAACGCATTATGGGCTACCGCGCTGAAAAAATTTTGGGGGCGCATTTCTCCTGCTTTTACACCCGCGAAGATATTAGGTGCGACAAGCCGGCACAAGAGTTGCAAATGGTGCTCACCGCCGATCAGTGCGAAGATGAAGGCGTTCGCGTGCGTCAGGATCGGTCGCAATTTTGGGCAAATATGACGATCACTGCTTTGCGGGATGCTAACAAAGAGCATCCGAAGGGTGAAAAGCAGGAGTTAGTCGGTTTTTCCGTAATTATTCACGATCTGAGCGAGCGAAAAAAGATTGACGAAGAACTCTGTCAAGCCAACCGATCCCTAAGACTTCTTTGTGATTGTAATCAGGCACTTGTCCGCGCTTCAGACGAATCGGAATTACTGCACGATATTTGTAGAATTATCGTAGAAATTGGCAAATACCGTGCTTGCTGGGTTGACTTGAGCGAACTGGGCAACCCTGATCGCTTGCGGACAGTTGCCCGATCAGGTGTGGAGCTTGAACAATTAAGGGGGGAAAACGAAGCCGCTGAATTTTCAATTTTCACCGGCACTGATACGGCGCAAAACTTTGGCAGCGATTTTCATCATTACCCGATGTGTGAGCCAACGGCGGGTTGCGGTGGATCTTTCCTTGCCTTGCCCCTACTGGATGCAAACCGCAAAAAAGACAAAGGAAAATTAGAAGCGGAAGCACCTTCTTTACAGACCGATCTTTTTGGGGTTTTAACCATTTATATCGCCGAACCGGATACCTTTAAGCCCCAAGAAGTGCAACTGCTTCAAGAATTGGCAAATGACGTGGCTTATGGTATAATTTCGCTGCGAACTCGTGTTGAACGCTCCAAAGCACAAGCCGCATTGCAAGAAAGCGAAGAACGTTATCGGCAGTTAGTCGAACTTTCCCCAGAAGCGATCATTGTCCAAAGCTACGGCAAGATCGACTTGATCAATAGTGCCGGTGTTAAACTGCTCGGTGCCACCCGTTCCGAACAGCTCATCGGGCAGCCGGCGCGCGATTTCGTACATCCTGATTATCAGGAAATGCTGACATCAAGAACTGACATCGGCACAGCAGAAACCCAGGAAGTGCGCTTCACCGAACAAAAGTTGCGCCGGCTTGATGGCACAGAAGTGGATGTCGAGTCGGCAGCGACTTTTTTCAGCTACCAATCTGTGCCGGCAGTGTTGACAGTCGCCCGCGATCTGACTGAACGCAAGCAGATGGAAGAAGCGCTGCGACAGTCTGAAGAACTTCACCGATTGACGCTTAGCAATATTTCCGAAGCCGTTTTAATTACCGATAATAGTGGGGATTTTACTTATATTTGCCCTAACATCCACCTAGTATTTAATCGCTCCTTGGAAGAGGTGCAAGCCTTGGGCAATATTGCTCAGTTGTTAGGAGAAAATTTGTTTGATCGTAACCATTTAGAAATTTCTGGAGAAATTCAAAATATTGAGTGGCAACCAACCGAAAAAATAGGCATTCACCGCACCTTACTTGTCAGCGTTAAACGCGTTTCAATTAATAACGGCACCATCCTTTACACTTGCCGCGATATTACCGAAAGAGTTCAAGCCGAAGCCGCGCTCAAGCAAAGTGAAGAACTACTACGAACCGTGGTGGAAACTCTGCCGGTGGGAATTTGGTTTACCGACCGGCAAGGTAAAATTTTGTTAGTAAATCCAGCCGGTGAACAAATTTGGGGCGGGCTTCGCTATCTCAACGCCGAAAGATACGCGGAATATAAAGGTTGGTGGGCTGACACCGGCAAACCCCTCAGCGTTGATGAGTGGGCGGGAGGGCGTGCGATTATCAAAGGCGAAACCTCAATTAACGATGTAATTGACATTCAGTGCTTTGATGGAAAACGCAAAACCATTCTCAACTCAGCCGTACCCCTACGGAATGCCCAACAAGAAGTTACGGGGGCAATTATTGTTAATCAAGATATCACCGAACTGAGACAGGTGCAAGAAGCGCTGCGTGAATCAAATCGGCGAATTGTTAACATTCTCGAAAGCATCACGGATGCCTTTTTCGCCCTTGATCGTCAGTGGCATTTCACCTATATTAACCGCCAAGCCGAGCAGCTTTTACAAAAGAACCGGCAAGAACTTTTAGGTAAAAATATTTGGGATGTGTTTTCTGAGGCAGTCGGCTCAATTTTCTTGGAACAGTATCAGCAAGCCGTTTCCACCGGCATTGCTGTCAGCTTTGAAGGGTTTTACCAGCCGCTCAATACTTGGTTTGAAGTTCACGCTTACCCAGGTGAAGATGGACTAGCCGTTTATTTTCAAGATGTTAGCGAACGCAAGCAGGCGCAGGAAGCACTGTTGGAAAGTGCTCACCAACTGCGAGCGGTATTTGAGGGCGCACTCGATGCCATGATTGTTGTCGATGACACCGGCCATTTTGTTGTCGTCAATCCAGCAGCTGGGGTGATTTTTGGTTTGTCGCCGGCAGAATTGATCAATCGCCACATTATGGACTTCGTACCTGAAGCCGGTTTGGATTTTGAACAAGCTTGGCAAATCTTTTGCAGCAAAGGGCGGATCACCGGCGAGTTTCGCCTACAGCGTCCGGATAAAACCCTGGTGGAAATTGAGTATTCTGCAGTTGCTAACTTTTTGCCTAATCGCCATCTTTCAGTCATGCGCGACATCACTAATCGCAAACGCACTGAGCAGGAGTTGAAGCAATATCGCGAACAGTTGGAATTGCTGGTTGAGGCGCGTACCGGCGAACTCACAAAAGCCAATGAACAACTGCAACAGGAAATTTGCTCACGATCACGAGTAGAAGCAGCGCACAGGCAAAGTGAAGAGCAACTGCGGACTCTAATTAATGCTATGCCCGATATTGTTTGTTTTAAAGACGGGCAGGGGCGATGGTTAGAAGCCAATGATGCGATCTTGCAACTGTTTGAGCTAGAAGGATTGAATTATCTTGGTCAAACAGATTCCGATCTGGCAAATTTATCGGGTTTTTATCGTGATGCTTTCTTAGGGTGCGAGCGAACGGATGAAGCTGCCTGGAACAACGGAAAGTTGTCTCGTGCGGAAGAAGTAATTCCCCAGCCAAATGGAGCGATAAAAATTTACGATGTGATCAAGGTGCCTCTGTTCGACGACTGCCACAACCGCAAAGGTCTAGTTCTGTTGGGGCGCGACATCACTGAACGCAAACGCGCTGAGGGAGAACTCGTGCGCTTGGCGTCAATTGTAGAGTCTTCTGATGACGCAATTGTGAGTAAGACATTGGATGGGATCGTTGTTAGCTGGAATGCCGGTGCTGAAAAAATATATGGTTACTCGACAGAGGAGATGAAAGGACGCTCTATGAATATCCTCGCTCCACCAGACCATCCTTTTGAGATGCGGCGAATTCTAGAACGAATTGAGCAGGGA
Protein-coding sequences here:
- a CDS encoding adenylate/guanylate cyclase domain-containing protein, which translates into the protein MAGIHTFIPGAVAAGLSIGMWQLGAWQPLEQLGYNAKFQMQELGFMPSPGWNDKIVVIGIDNASFDKYERFPLSRDRYAQLLQVLEPSKPAVIGFDILFVDKGQGDEEFASAISQTGNVVLSMAWDERGQPLKPLPEFRKNAAGIGQIWHSPDPDGISRRAALYAKNKPALGVAMLQVYNQQTPASLSKINLPQPIAGKKRQTVWLNWPGKAQSLTTYSFADVAEGKVPSRAFTGKLVLVGVTATAIDSIRSPFNQNSPTSGVYLHAALIDNLLNSNLLKPLDEKLILLLLLAVGLGTCYVWEHRGVVGRLTLIVGLPLAWLLIACCALSCFQIWMPAAAPVGTMLLAGFGVQLRDHWEKLQERREKQLLMSLFEQYVAPEMASLIWQRKTEIFHNGHLLAQEQVATVLFMDIRGFTSISEKMPPGELFTWLNEYLNAMTECIMDRGGVVDKYIGDAIMAVFGVPFAHTEEEDIRQDALNAIDACMAMHKKLKQLNRRLRFEGKPQIKIGIGIHTGPVMAGSMGGSRRLNYSVVGDTVNVASRLESMNKTVTSENPYNLLISGKTYAYIRKHYRAQSVGATQLRGREKATMIYSILGKERSK
- a CDS encoding Npun_F5560 family protein, translating into MSQTESIQSLQAENAQLREELQMRDQLVQQLSQELFRLVKGKTTVAPQPEVSERSKAQIQALREQLQGVEQQVTFYQEQIAERDAEIYQLRQSVQELTDRSRMLEQVVQELPSVYREKFAERMEPVKEKVAMLQKENRQLHAELQSASYRLAVRSKRTNTGRLDLPSFAPGSNPGLNLPSFGNA
- a CDS encoding STAS domain-containing protein codes for the protein MKSISVNQTILLHPPERLDASGGRAFQQQVAAILPEQHNLWVIDMSLVDFVDSSGLFELVAGLRAARQQGCRLVICNLKATVRLIFEITQLDRAFEIFDSYDGFVQTLVQDAAPLINIGLVAA
- a CDS encoding DedA family protein, translated to MSLEFVSLETIQEIARQYGYWAVFLGISLENAGIPLPGETITLVGGFLAGSGELNYWFVLASAIGGAVLGDNCGYWIGKWGGWPLMLRLGKIFRFSDEQLQEVRTQFIDNAAKAVFLGRFVALLRIFAGPMAGIAQMPYGKFLLCNTAGATIWAAVMVSLAFFVGRIVPLDQLVAWVAQFAIVALILVVAWIAVPIWLESRAKRLETRD
- a CDS encoding argininosuccinate synthase; the encoded protein is MGRAKKVVLAYSGGVDTSVCIPYLKQEWGVEEVITLAADLGQGEELGPIKEKALKSGAAESLVVDATESFVKDYAFPAIQANALYENRYPLSTSLARPLIAKLLVEAAEQYGADAVAHGCTGKGNDQVRFDVSIAALNPHLKVLAPAREWGMSREETIAYGERCGIPAPVKKSSPYSIDRNLLGRSIEAGPLEDPWTEALEEIYQMTKAIADTPNEPEYVEIGFERGIPTSLNGQNLSPVALISQLNELAGNHGVGRIDMVENRLVGIKSREIYEVPALWVLIQAHRDLESLTLTADVSHYKRGIEETYGQMIYNGLWYSPLKAALDAFIEKTQERVSGTVRVKLFKGNAAMVGRQSDKSLYSPDLATYGADDTFDHKAAEGFIYVWGLPTRVWSQKTRG
- a CDS encoding PAS domain S-box protein, whose amino-acid sequence is MSRILLLLHDQENRQWLAAELAKQYHVTIPDEETNEPIADVVALARFDLCLVDAPAFEQYRHQLEVRKASEEPVFLPVVLVGDRRHLHSLALPSWHSSVDDVLLTPTLPVELNLRVDSLLRTRRLSLEMQQRKIKEMLEATSLMRHSEESFRLLIEGLTDYAIFMLDIDGRVTSWNIGAERIMGYRAEKILGAHFSCFYTREDIRCDKPAQELQMVLTADQCEDEGVRVRQDRSQFWANMTITALRDANKEHPKGEKQELVGFSVIIHDLSERKKIDEELCQANRSLRLLCDCNQALVRASDESELLHDICRIIVEIGKYRACWVDLSELGNPDRLRTVARSGVELEQLRGENEAAEFSIFTGTDTAQNFGSDFHHYPMCEPTAGCGGSFLALPLLDANRKKDKGKLEAEAPSLQTDLFGVLTIYIAEPDTFKPQEVQLLQELANDVAYGIISLRTRVERSKAQAALQESEERYRQLVELSPEAIIVQSYGKIDLINSAGVKLLGATRSEQLIGQPARDFVHPDYQEMLTSRTDIGTAETQEVRFTEQKLRRLDGTEVDVESAATFFSYQSVPAVLTVARDLTERKQMEEALRQSEELHRLTLSNISEAVLITDNSGDFTYICPNIHLVFNRSLEEVQALGNIAQLLGENLFDRNHLEISGEIQNIEWQPTEKIGIHRTLLVSVKRVSINNGTILYTCRDITERVQAEAALKQSEELLRTVVETLPVGIWFTDRQGKILLVNPAGEQIWGGLRYLNAERYAEYKGWWADTGKPLSVDEWAGGRAIIKGETSINDVIDIQCFDGKRKTILNSAVPLRNAQQEVTGAIIVNQDITELRQVQEALRESNRRIVNILESITDAFFALDRQWHFTYINRQAEQLLQKNRQELLGKNIWDVFSEAVGSIFLEQYQQAVSTGIAVSFEGFYQPLNTWFEVHAYPGEDGLAVYFQDVSERKQAQEALLESAHQLRAVFEGALDAMIVVDDTGHFVVVNPAAGVIFGLSPAELINRHIMDFVPEAGLDFEQAWQIFCSKGRITGEFRLQRPDKTLVEIEYSAVANFLPNRHLSVMRDITNRKRTEQELKQYREQLELLVEARTGELTKANEQLQQEICSRSRVEAAHRQSEEQLRTLINAMPDIVCFKDGQGRWLEANDAILQLFELEGLNYLGQTDSDLANLSGFYRDAFLGCERTDEAAWNNGKLSRAEEVIPQPNGAIKIYDVIKVPLFDDCHNRKGLVLLGRDITERKRAEGELVRLASIVESSDDAIVSKTLDGIVVSWNAGAEKIYGYSTEEMKGRSMNILAPPDHPFEMRRILERIEQGGRLEHYETMRMRKDGQPIHVSMTISPIVDAVGRIIGVSTIARDITDRKRIEAALERLRHQNELILNSAGEGICGLDARGRTTFVNPAASRMVGYELKELLGQPIHILLQKPLIAYRGEGKPASEEIPNGQFSTPLASELGSAPVRTVEALAVRSASAKGVGVYKCPAPAYQMPADHSPQDCPIYASLQDGSVHHLTNEVFWRKDGSCFPVEYVSTPIREQGAIVGAVVTFKDITERLAVERMKEEFISVVSHELRTPLTSMRGALGLLAAGLLSQSPQKAQRMLDIAVTNTDRLVRLINDILDLERIQSSKIAMNKQICNAGDLMLQAADTMRTMAEKAGVALSVVPVDAELWADPDRILQALTNLLSNAIKYSSSGTIVGLAGEVGSSSLANHRDGQLLISVKDQGRGIPADKLETIFERFQQVDSSDSRQKGGTGLGLAICRSIVHQHDGEIWVESALGEGSTFCFTLPLLRRD